A window of the Branchiibius hedensis genome harbors these coding sequences:
- a CDS encoding ABC transporter ATP-binding protein, giving the protein MITLDDVTLTFPDGDQRITAVDHVSLRGDAGVVTGITGPSGSGKSSLLAVAATLIRPDSGRVLIGDTDVTSLTRSQATTVRRHRIGIVFQQSNLLPSLTAREQLEVMGELGHRPSHQQRKLLAERADELLDSVGLAEHAGKRPAQLSGGQRQRVAIARALVNQPEVLLVDEPTSALDQERGAAVMTLIQQLTHERDTATLLVTHDLQHRAALDRLVTVVDGRIIDHP; this is encoded by the coding sequence ATGATCACCCTCGACGACGTCACTCTCACCTTCCCCGACGGTGACCAGCGGATCACCGCGGTCGACCACGTCAGCCTGCGCGGAGACGCCGGGGTGGTCACCGGGATCACCGGCCCGTCGGGCTCGGGTAAGTCCAGTCTGCTGGCCGTCGCCGCCACCCTCATCCGGCCGGACTCCGGGCGGGTCCTCATCGGCGACACCGACGTGACGTCCTTGACCCGCTCCCAGGCGACCACCGTGCGCCGCCACCGCATCGGCATCGTCTTCCAACAGTCCAACCTGCTGCCGTCGTTGACCGCGCGGGAGCAGTTGGAGGTGATGGGCGAACTGGGTCATCGCCCCAGCCACCAGCAGCGCAAACTGCTCGCCGAGCGCGCCGACGAGTTGCTGGACAGCGTCGGCCTGGCCGAGCACGCCGGCAAGCGACCGGCGCAACTGTCCGGCGGTCAGCGGCAGCGGGTCGCGATCGCCCGGGCGCTCGTCAATCAACCTGAAGTGCTGCTGGTCGACGAACCCACCAGTGCGCTCGACCAGGAACGGGGCGCCGCCGTCATGACGCTGATCCAGCAACTCACGCACGAGCGCGACACCGCGACCTTGCTGGTCACCCACGACCTCCAGCATCGGGCGGCCCTGGACCGGCTCGTCACCGTCGTCGACGGACGGATCATCGACCACCCGTGA
- a CDS encoding sensor histidine kinase yields the protein MADHQLTPVFTGLRFGLHVLTAALLAVVVVRIVAQPPGHPALAMGLWLLFALIYLAGAQVARLRSAALTYCWLAALTVCWLGQLVLVPEAAYLAFPMFFLYLHLLPGIAAPLAVLVATAAAVLGIGWHSGFTPGGVIGPVIGAGVALLIGLGYQALQREAVDRERLLAELVAAQNQLAASEREQGMLAERARLAREIHDTVAQDLSSIGMLLHAAERVDPDHPGAEYIRTARETAGTALAETRGIVRELTPQALDDGLPSALRRIAESTPGVSVTVDAPEIVDLPMDLQTTVLRIVQGAMANVVQHAGAAHARVRLGLSEQELALEISDDGTGFDPAARKAGSSDSFGLHAIQERVDQWGGTLNVTSAPGRGTTVTARIPRAAA from the coding sequence ATGGCAGATCACCAGCTCACTCCGGTCTTCACCGGTTTGCGGTTCGGCCTGCACGTCCTGACCGCCGCGCTGTTGGCGGTGGTCGTGGTGCGAATCGTGGCGCAGCCGCCGGGCCACCCGGCGCTGGCGATGGGGCTGTGGCTGCTCTTCGCGCTGATCTATCTCGCGGGTGCGCAGGTGGCCAGGCTGCGTAGCGCGGCGCTGACCTATTGCTGGCTTGCCGCCTTGACGGTGTGCTGGCTCGGCCAGCTCGTCCTGGTGCCGGAAGCTGCCTACCTCGCCTTCCCGATGTTTTTCCTCTATCTGCATCTGTTGCCTGGTATCGCAGCGCCGCTCGCGGTGCTGGTTGCCACCGCCGCTGCTGTGCTGGGTATCGGCTGGCATTCAGGATTTACACCCGGGGGAGTCATCGGACCGGTCATCGGAGCCGGTGTCGCTCTGCTCATCGGCCTGGGCTACCAGGCCCTGCAACGCGAAGCCGTCGACCGCGAACGGCTGCTGGCCGAGTTGGTTGCGGCGCAGAACCAGTTGGCCGCCAGCGAGCGCGAGCAGGGCATGCTGGCCGAGCGTGCGCGGCTGGCTCGCGAGATCCACGACACGGTCGCGCAAGACCTGTCGAGTATCGGGATGCTCCTGCACGCCGCGGAGCGAGTGGACCCCGACCATCCAGGAGCCGAATACATCCGCACCGCAAGGGAAACCGCGGGTACGGCGCTCGCCGAGACCCGCGGTATCGTCCGCGAACTGACCCCGCAGGCCCTCGACGATGGCCTGCCCAGTGCGTTGCGCCGCATCGCCGAGTCGACGCCCGGTGTGTCCGTCACGGTTGATGCGCCGGAGATCGTCGACCTGCCGATGGATCTGCAGACGACCGTCCTGCGCATCGTCCAGGGCGCGATGGCCAACGTCGTCCAGCACGCGGGCGCGGCCCACGCTCGCGTCCGCCTCGGGCTGAGCGAGCAGGAACTCGCGCTCGAGATCAGCGACGACGGAACCGGATTCGACCCGGCTGCTCGCAAGGCAGGAAGCAGCGACTCCTTTGGGCTGCACGCGATCCAGGAGCGGGTCGACCAGTGGGGTGGCACGCTCAACGTCACCTCGGCTCCGGGCCGGGGGACCACGGTGACGGCGCGGATTCCACGGGCCGCAGCATGA
- a CDS encoding response regulator, whose amino-acid sequence MIRILIADDHPVVRTGLRAMLAGEPDLEVVGEAGTPQEAVFLAQQLSPELVLMDLRFGEEATGADATRQIRAQEAAPYVLVLTNYDTDGDILGAVEAGASGYLLKDAPPQELLAAIRAAASGESALAPAVAARLLSRLRSPAVSLSAREIDVLGKVADGASNGEIAAALFISEATVKSHLVHVFSKLDVTSRTAAVARARSLGILP is encoded by the coding sequence ATGATTCGGATCCTGATCGCCGACGACCATCCGGTGGTGCGTACTGGCTTGCGCGCGATGCTGGCGGGCGAACCAGACCTGGAGGTCGTCGGTGAGGCGGGCACGCCGCAGGAAGCGGTGTTCCTGGCGCAGCAGTTGTCCCCGGAGCTGGTGTTGATGGATCTGCGGTTCGGCGAAGAAGCCACTGGCGCCGACGCGACCCGGCAGATCCGAGCACAGGAGGCGGCGCCGTACGTGCTGGTGCTGACCAACTACGACACCGACGGGGACATTCTCGGTGCCGTTGAGGCGGGCGCGAGTGGCTACCTGCTCAAGGATGCGCCGCCGCAGGAGTTGCTCGCGGCGATCCGGGCGGCGGCCAGTGGTGAGAGCGCACTTGCCCCGGCGGTCGCGGCGCGGTTGCTGTCGCGGCTACGGTCGCCGGCGGTGAGCTTGTCGGCCAGGGAGATCGACGTCCTGGGCAAGGTGGCCGACGGTGCGTCAAACGGCGAGATCGCCGCGGCGCTGTTCATCTCCGAGGCGACGGTCAAATCCCATCTGGTGCATGTCTTTTCGAAGCTCGATGTGACGTCGCGGACCGCTGCCGTCGCTCGCGCCCGGTCCCTCGGCATCCTTCCGTAA
- a CDS encoding FtsX-like permease family protein produces MFVAWRELRFARGRFVLIGSVVALITVLVGFLTGLTGGLAAQNVSALLGLPGDRIVLQEQPSGTATFSESAISPSVQEQWRSAAGVHAVTPIGIAQTRATHGSTGAGVAIFSVPAGAPASTVTDLAPTKDDEIGLSAGAADALHARTGDTISLGGSTYRVSRIGGDAWYSHTPVIAMTPDAWGSLDKKTGGDGLATLLAVQGDPDWTAVATSTHTVAQPPLSALPHLETFRSEIGSLALMVAMLFGISALVVGAFFTVWTMQRASDVAVLKALGASTNTLMRDALGQALVVLAAGVGAGLLVVVGLGLLVSGKLPFMVNVFTTLVPALAMVVLGLAGAAVALRTITKADPLTALGSNR; encoded by the coding sequence ATGTTTGTCGCGTGGCGCGAACTTCGTTTCGCACGCGGACGTTTCGTCCTCATCGGGTCGGTGGTGGCACTGATCACCGTGCTCGTCGGCTTCCTGACCGGACTGACCGGCGGCCTGGCCGCCCAGAACGTCTCGGCTCTGTTGGGTCTGCCGGGTGACCGGATCGTGTTGCAGGAACAACCCTCGGGTACGGCGACCTTCAGTGAGTCGGCCATCTCACCGTCCGTCCAGGAGCAGTGGCGCTCCGCTGCTGGCGTGCACGCGGTGACACCGATCGGCATCGCGCAGACCCGCGCGACCCACGGATCGACGGGGGCCGGGGTGGCGATTTTCAGCGTCCCGGCGGGTGCCCCGGCCAGCACCGTGACGGACCTCGCGCCAACGAAGGACGACGAGATCGGGCTGTCTGCGGGCGCCGCCGATGCTCTCCACGCGAGAACCGGGGACACCATCTCGCTGGGTGGATCGACCTACCGGGTCAGTCGGATCGGCGGCGATGCCTGGTACAGCCACACCCCGGTGATCGCGATGACTCCTGACGCCTGGGGGTCGCTGGACAAGAAGACTGGTGGTGACGGGCTGGCGACTCTGCTTGCCGTGCAAGGAGATCCGGACTGGACGGCCGTGGCCACGAGCACTCACACCGTCGCGCAACCACCGCTGTCCGCGTTGCCGCACCTGGAGACGTTCCGCTCGGAGATCGGCTCGCTGGCCCTGATGGTGGCGATGCTCTTCGGTATCTCCGCACTGGTCGTCGGCGCCTTCTTCACGGTGTGGACCATGCAGCGCGCCAGCGACGTTGCGGTGCTCAAAGCACTGGGCGCGAGCACCAACACCCTGATGCGGGACGCACTCGGCCAGGCACTCGTCGTACTGGCCGCAGGGGTCGGTGCCGGGCTACTCGTGGTGGTCGGGCTCGGACTCCTGGTCAGCGGCAAGCTGCCGTTCATGGTCAACGTCTTCACCACCCTGGTGCCGGCCCTCGCGATGGTGGTCCTCGGCCTCGCCGGCGCCGCCGTCGCACTGCGCACCATCACCAAAGCCGACCCCCTCACTGCGTTGGGAAGTAACCGATGA